The genome window GGAAACTCAGTCATCCAAACAGTCACTACTCGCAGGCTTATGCCGTTAGGGCCAGTTAACGTGTCGCGAATTTCATACTTATTACCATAGCGCGTTTGTTCGGTTGGTGTTGCATCCAGAGGCAAAATTTGTTCTCTTAAGTCTTTTTCTAGTTGTTGCCAGTTGTCTT of Oscillatoria nigro-viridis PCC 7112 contains these proteins:
- a CDS encoding DUF6883 domain-containing protein translates to MKLPNDTIIAEAKITQYLLKFLLEDDKSLFLAQANYTQDNWQQLEKDLREQILPLDATPTEQTRYGNKYEIRDTLTGPNGISLRVVTVWMTEFPSQKTKFITLYPNKEV